DNA from Daucus carota subsp. sativus chromosome 1, DH1 v3.0, whole genome shotgun sequence:
TGAGATAAGCCTAGACAAATCTTGCAAAGTAACTGGCAAATTGCCTCCTGACCCAACATTTAATGTTGCTTTCAATAAATCTGTTAAAACTGATGAATCAAACAATAATTTACCCTCTTCctcctcctcttcttcttcttcatcattgTCAACTCCATCTGACTCCATCACATTATGACCATTAAATTCCTGTATAAAATTAGAACTCTTTGCATCTGGTTGTGAATATCCACTTAATTCTGGATTCAGCTCATTACGAACTCGCTTTGCAGCTATAGAACTTCCCATGATCATACCATCTGTCACCCATTCTGAACCTAAACCTTTCATATTATTTACTCCATTTATGACGACTTTCATTCCATCTTCCCCTTTAATTGTTTTCCTTTCAGCAAGATTTAGTTCAGAAGAATTATCGGAAAATAATTTTCCTGAAATCTTATTTTCAAtagtttcattttgaacacTTAAATTGACATCATAAGTTTCTTGAGGCTGTATATAGGCATCACCAGTTTCTTTGTATTCTTCCACCTTGACTGGACTATTTGCTACAATTTCCATCTGATCAACCAAAGCGAGAGATCCAATTGCATTATCACTTATCGCATTGCAGGTCAAAACAACTTCCCCGTGAACATTATCCTCCAACATAGCCTCTGCTCCGGTTCCTCCACCCTCGGCCTGTGTCACCCCCTCTTTTTCATCATCCTGAATATTTCCGACACAACCATCATCACTAACCTCCCCTACTACATCCTCACCAGAAAAATCCTCACAACTATCTACTAACTTCTCTTCAACCTCACCACCCTCCCAGACTCCAACTCCATTTggatttttaacatcattagtaaCCTCCCCTACTACATCCCTAATTGACTTCGAAAACTCTGAAAACCCAGCAAAACTTCCACTAAATTCCTCCCCAGAAAAGGCCTCACAACTACCACCTAATTTCCCTTCAACCTCACCACCTTCCAAGACTCCAACTTCATCATTTTTCCCAACACAATCATCACCAAACTCCCCAACAACATCCTCGCTCGACATCGAAAACCGCGTAAACCCAACAAAATTTTCACAagaatcaccaccaccaccagtaCTAATGTCAGTCCCTCCACTGCCCTGGTACTCAAGAACTGTCTTCTCAGAAGCAGTTTCAAAACCCTCCTCACTGCTCATAACACCATTATCATCACTACTTAAACTAACAAAACCAGAACTATTGCTAGTACTATCACTACTAGCATAAACATTCAAAAAGCTGGAATCTTTAACTAAATTAGTATCCAAAGACAAAGAACCTGGCGATTTCCCACAAGAAAGAGATGCTTTTGATACAGCTTCCTCTGAGTCCATTGATTCAAGAACGACCCTTGTGCTCAAAAGTTGAGAATATATGTATTTCTGGATTGAATTATGGGGTTTAAGAAGTGAAAAGAGCACAGGCTATATCATATATGGGGTTTTATCAGACAGGAGTGTGAGTGTGAGGGTTTTGGACTCTGGACTCTGGACTCTGGTGAGTAGATTATTGTGCGAATGCGTTTATTACCATTGTTCACCCCCTGTTTTAATATGTGTTCAAAAAAATCTCGAAAAAtggtttattaatttttaaaaaatattttatcaattataatttaatttaattaaaaatttctgaTTTATCAGAAAAATGATGAATTCTAAAATTGGTAGATCAATATCtgatttctgattttttttcaaatacagTATGATTTTGGTTtacatataaaatcatattaaattatgaaGCAGAATTGAAGTTtcttttgaaaagaaaatttatgatttttttttaacgtaggaacccgcaacCGCTCTAATCATATTCTGGCAAGTATATTTTCCTCgtctataattatttaaatgggAGCTAGAGCAAGTTATAtttgtgtttttaattattatttttaaaaatctcgaATATATTGGTATTTTGACAACAATATTTGAAACTGAAATTAATCACAAATGTCATTTGAAATTTAGCAGTTGAAATTGTTCTAACAAGTTGAATTGATTAACTAAAATGCAATTTTAAGTtgcaatcaaaaataattataactattttccattaaaaattgtaaaaaggattgtatttgattatataatatatttttgccaatattttcataaaatgtTTTGTTTTAATCCTTCACCGATTCAAATTGGTCCGTTCCATGTATACTGCATATTGTGTTCAGATTCAGACGCTATGACCATCTTTATTCCTCAACAAGACAAAGGACTTGCCTAAAGTTTTATACATCAGTAAGTTGTTTTATGCTCCACAAAGAAAAACAAGTGCTATCTACTTAAAATCCCTCGTAGCTCTGAATAAGTGGGTGCTTCATTCTCTCTGCAAAGGGGATGATAGTTACAGTCTTACATTACTGTCAATCTACAATGAACCACCAAAAGCATCAAGGACTGCCAAGGTCGCATATGAATTGTCATTGTGCTAACATATTTATCGTTCAGTTATATAACAGGGAACCAAAGGTAAATACGGCAATGCACACTACAGCTTCAAATATTGTTGATTTAATACACTTCAGTTTCCGAATATTGCACGTTATAAAGAATTTAGTACAACTTGCAACTTCAGTTCATTACAAGAAAAATGAATCACTCTATTTAGACACCTTTTTCTTCCCAGCAATTGCAATCTTCTTTCCTTTCAATGTCCGGCAGTTGTTCTTTGTCCGTTGCCCCCTGCAAGGCAATCCCTGAATATGTCGTATACCTCGGTAGCATTGAATCTCCTTCAACCTCCTAATATTTAGTGCATTGAATCTCCTCTACAAACacagaaaaaaatatatcaaaaagatATCAATCAAAAATGCAGATACCAAGTATATGAACAATTTAGAGTTTTGTGGAATAAATGACACTAATGCTTTCTTAAAGAATTCAACTAACAATTAGCAGTTGAATATGATGAACATAGACTAGGAAACTACAATTGCACGGCATTGTTTGCTATTCGCACAAGTCTGGTAAACTATTTTTTCGCGCAGGATGTAACCTCAATACCACAAGGTGACTGGTAACCTCCAAAAAAGCAAAGTGTGAGGAAAGGAAAAATGACCAGAATCAGACAATGGTTTATAAATCAGACTCATAGAACAAAAATTTGTGCATCTCTATTTAAGCTCTCTAGCAGCTCAATCAAGACTTAAAATTCAACAGAAATAAGAGCTTTACTTTCATATTATCAGATGACCAAATTTGCTGATCACTCAAATAAACACGGTGATTCAGATAAATGGAGTATCCTTCATTTATATTAGATTGACACATATTATCTGTGTATACCACAAAACAGTCCACTCTATTATGGCATTGATGATTCAATAATGCAATGAAGTTTATGAGGAAGAAATGTTAATACAGTCTACGTTCAGTTTCAGTTTATGTGAAAGCAAGGTAAGATCGGCTGATTCTGTTAACATGCCTAATTCTGATCAAGAAACAAAAACAGGCACATGTACACAATTTAATATAATGTacaagagagagggagaaattACAAGGTCTCCTTCAATCATGTACTTGGAAACTTCATCACGGAGAGTAATGAGCTCTTCTTCAGACAAGTCCTTAGTGATCTTATTCTCCATTTTCAAGTCATTAAGAATCTGCAAAGCCCTAGTGCGCCCAATTCCATGAATATACTGCAAAGAATATTGAACCCTCTTAGCATTCGGAATCTCAACTCCTCCAACACGAGCACATCTAATGCTCAACCCACCAATCTGCATCAGTAAAAACAACAAATTAATACAATTACAAAACATCCCCAGCATTGTTGTCACGGCgctcgactagtcgcgactagtcgactagtcgggtTTATAAAATCGACTGGAGAGGTCGACTTGCGAATTGTTGACTAGTCGGTCAACTTGGTCGACTAATTGATCGACTTATCGACTAGTCGGTCGACTTGGTCGACTAGTCGGTCGACAAGTGtaaaattcaatcaaaaattaaaatgaaaaaaaaataaattctatgAAACTGCTCAAAATCAGCAATAATCAAAATGTTAATCTAAGTTTATAGatctttgtgtgtgtgtgtttatgtatGCATAAGTTGATTAAACTGAATATACATGTAGTATAAAATATTGGTACAGTTAATGTGTGTAGTGTGTTAATGACTTAATGTGTATACATGAACGGGGAAAAAGATGTGTTTGTAACTAACATATTTATTTTGAGATTGATATACATATGACTAGTTATAggaaaacacatatataatgtatatattaatatatattatttaattaattattaattagctTATCGACTAGTGGACTAGTCATAGTCAGCGACTAGTCGATAAGCTGGACCTCTATCGACTCGACTCGACGTGACAACCATGATCCCcaacaaattaaaaacaaatgtaATCTTGGAAATTCTTCAACATGATTTAAACACCAAtgtaatatagataaaaacaaCATCGAAATTATAAAAAGAGAATCTCGAATATTGATTCTTGGGAATTCTTGAAAATGGTCAAAACAACAATGTAGCACAACTACAAATAATTTACCATTTCAAAATGAATACACACATAAACTGGGAACTCTTGAAAATGGTCAAgaacaaaattttaacaaatttacaGAGAAACCCATGAAAAGAAACacaaaaaaatgaaatcttGAAAAGAGTTTGAGCAAAGAGATTACCTTGGGTTGGGTTGAAATTGGGTAAGACAGAGAAGTGGGTTTGCTGCTTTTGAAGAGTGAAGTATTGGAGATGAGTGATAGTGAAGATGTAAGTGGTGTAGCCATGGCTTGAGCCATTCAATCTTGCAAGACTCTGAGAGTGAAGCTGGAGAACAACGAAGATGATAACGTACTGTTGGCTTCTTTTCTTATCCTTTAGATATTGGTCTTGCTTCTTGGATGGATGGCTAGATCCGACCCGAACCCGGGTGTTTgttcttctctttttttcttttcttttttttattttgccttTCTTTTGTTGGACTTTGTTATTTAAGTTCAAGAAAGAGGGAACAGGATTATTCCGGAAAGAAATTGATATTGATagataatttaatttcaaaatagcATAACTGACATATTTAATAACAATACAATATATAGAATTTAggataatatatattgattaatattttaaaattttagttttatgaaatataatttttaaccaaTTCTTAATTATGTCTATTTTAACGTGTCTTTTcgattatttcaaaaaaaaaaaaaagtgtcttTTCGATCAATCCATTAATCTCATCTCAATCGAAATTGGAtccaatatttttaaaactttatttgataAATCCAAAAGATATATAATTGGTTTCAGCttcaataattattttcaattcaGTTACGTCTCAactattgttaggtccaatatttttaaaaattatgttttgacagaaagatattaatattatctgATCCGCAAGATATCCTATccttttaatttatatgaattttgttcaatttgaattttttaatctGAATCTTATTTTTAAACTCGAGATACCCTACAccttttaatttatatgaattttttccaattgaaatttttaatctcAATATTATACTTAGACCGAAACTATTTTAGTACTGCAAATTTATTATTCTCTTTAGATAAACATGCCCCGAAACTGAGCCAAGACAATTATGTGCCAAGACATGCAAACTGAGGCAAGGTGTCGAGATGTCATATGTTTTATCTTTGACTGAATCTCATCCCACAATCACACTGCTGGCTCTCCAACTCCACCACGTGTAATCTCACAAGCCACTCCTCACCACCTCCTTAGCCCACGTATcactctccccctctctcccccATACTTAtctccactctctctctctcaaacctcTCCCATCTTCACACACTCAAAACACACACACCCCTTTCATGCACAATGGATTCATCCCAAGAACTCAAACACAGAACCACAACACAAACCCCCCAAGACCAATCCACCACCACCACTTCTAATGccccaagccaaaagaaaaaagcCATGGCCAAACGAGGCCTCCGCTCCCTCGCCCTAGCCCTAGCCCTCCCTCTCTCCATGACTCTCGCCAACATCTACATGTTCGGTCGCCCCGGCAGCGTGGGCCAGACCTTCCGCAACGTCTCCAAGCCCTCCTGGTTCCCTCCCCTGTG
Protein-coding regions in this window:
- the LOC108208187 gene encoding small ribosomal subunit protein uS13c is translated as MAQAMATPLTSSLSLISNTSLFKSSKPTSLSYPISTQPKIGGLSIRCARVGGVEIPNAKRVQYSLQYIHGIGRTRALQILNDLKMENKITKDLSEEELITLRDEVSKYMIEGDLRRFNALNIRRLKEIQCYRGIRHIQGLPCRGQRTKNNCRTLKGKKIAIAGKKKVSK